TCAAGGTCGATATCCAGTTCACGCCAGATGCCGACTACCAGAACCGCTTGAGCACGGCGCTGCGCGGCGGCCGCGGGCCCGACATTGCGCAGCTCAAGGCCTATGGCGAATTGCAGCCCTTCATCGAGGGCGGCTATCTCGACGCGCTCGACGACAGCGTGGCGGAATTGAAGAACATGCCGGACGCGGCCCTTGGCGGCGTGCGCGGCCGCGCCGACGGCAAGCTCTACGGCGTGCCCTATTCGGTGCCGATGATGGGAGTCTTCTACAATGAGGATATCTTCTCGGCGCAAGGAATCGAAATCCCGAAAACCTACAAGGAGTTCGTCGCCACCTGCGACAAGCTCAAGGCAGCGGGTATCACGCCGATCGCCAATGGCGGCGCCAACGGCTCGGCCTGGGAGCTGGAGATCGGCGTCGGCGTCATCGGCCCGACCCTTTACGGTCCCGGTTTCTATGACGAGATGATGAGCGGCAAGGCGACCTTCGAGGATCCGCGCTATGTCGCCGCGCTGAAGCGCTTCGCCGAGCTGAAGCCGTATTATTCCGACGGCTTTGCCGGCATCGACTACACGACCGCGACGCAGCAGTTCATCGGCGGCAAGGCGGCGATGTTCTTCGGTGGCTCGTTCGAGAACGGCAGCTTCAAATCGCAGAACCCCAAGCTGAAATTCTCGATCTTCCCGTTCCCGGCCGACGACGCCTCGACCAAGCTCTACACCTCGGCCTTCTCGGACGGTTCCTATGGCCTGGTCTCGGAAAGCCAGAACAAGGAAGCGGCGACCAAGGTGCTGAACTTCATGGCCTCGGCCGAGTTCGCGCAGCTGTTCGCGGATGAGTTGGGCTGGCCGCCGGCCCGTAGCGACGTCACCGTCAAGGATCCGGTGCTTTCCAAGATGATGGAGATGTCGAAGAACTCGACGCCCTATCTCACGCTGGTCGGCTTCCGCTGGCAGACGCCGACCGCGTCCTCGGTGCTGCAGTCGGAGATCATCGACAT
The window above is part of the Mesorhizobium sp. WSM4904 genome. Proteins encoded here:
- a CDS encoding extracellular solute-binding protein, whose translation is MSMLSIHRRAALGLIGGLAAACAGILTTAPARADSTVTLWSWRTEDEAAMRRIFDAFEKNNPGIKVDIQFTPDADYQNRLSTALRGGRGPDIAQLKAYGELQPFIEGGYLDALDDSVAELKNMPDAALGGVRGRADGKLYGVPYSVPMMGVFYNEDIFSAQGIEIPKTYKEFVATCDKLKAAGITPIANGGANGSAWELEIGVGVIGPTLYGPGFYDEMMSGKATFEDPRYVAALKRFAELKPYYSDGFAGIDYTTATQQFIGGKAAMFFGGSFENGSFKSQNPKLKFSIFPFPADDASTKLYTSAFSDGSYGLVSESQNKEAATKVLNFMASAEFAQLFADELGWPPARSDVTVKDPVLSKMMEMSKNSTPYLTLVGFRWQTPTASSVLQSEIIDMVEGNVAPEKLAADMQAAVSTWFKPKQ